One candidate division WOR-3 bacterium genomic window carries:
- a CDS encoding DUF4892 domain-containing protein produces MSFKKIKVKGYSLKILIFYFLILFFFINDIFAQQDIKGSKDHPVISRYPGSFIYHYEVKEFDEFYILLEPLKSSSDFDIQKAKKEKVEGKVTKIQYQAPKGKSSLEVFKNYEEAVKKANFDILYSARGKEIAGIRKFLDPYFWNIYATQDDENNFFYLSAKNKTKNLVLSICVLPSFDGPKVFLGIVELKEMEKELITAKDIYERIKSEGHIAIYGIYFDFNKSDIKPESEPTLKEIAKFLKEHPEIKIYVVGHTDNVGKLEYNMELSKKRAEAVVRELTEKYGIERERLKPFGVGPLSPVASNNTEEGRAKNRRVELVEE; encoded by the coding sequence ATGAGTTTTAAAAAAATTAAAGTAAAAGGTTACAGTCTAAAAATCTTAATTTTTTATTTCCTAATTTTATTTTTTTTCATAAATGATATTTTTGCTCAACAAGATATCAAAGGAAGTAAAGATCATCCTGTTATATCAAGATATCCTGGTTCTTTTATCTATCATTATGAAGTAAAAGAGTTTGATGAGTTTTACATTCTTCTCGAACCTTTAAAATCTTCAAGTGATTTTGATATACAGAAGGCAAAAAAGGAAAAAGTAGAGGGTAAAGTTACAAAAATTCAATACCAGGCACCAAAAGGAAAAAGTTCTCTTGAAGTATTCAAAAACTATGAAGAAGCAGTTAAAAAAGCGAACTTTGATATACTTTATTCTGCAAGGGGAAAGGAAATTGCTGGAATAAGAAAATTTCTTGACCCTTATTTCTGGAACATATACGCAACACAGGATGATGAAAATAATTTCTTCTATTTATCTGCAAAAAATAAAACTAAAAACTTAGTATTATCAATCTGTGTTCTTCCAAGTTTTGATGGACCAAAAGTATTCCTTGGAATTGTTGAATTAAAGGAGATGGAAAAAGAACTTATAACAGCTAAAGATATATATGAAAGAATAAAGAGTGAAGGGCATATTGCTATCTATGGAATATATTTTGATTTTAATAAATCAGATATAAAACCGGAATCTGAGCCCACCCTAAAAGAAATCGCAAAATTTTTAAAAGAACATCCTGAAATAAAAATATATGTTGTTGGACATACAGATAATGTGGGAAAACTTGAATATAATATGGAATTATCAAAGAAAAGAGCAGAAGCTGTTGTTAGAGAATTAACTGAAAAATATGGAATAGAAAGAGAAAGACTAAAACCCTTTGGAGTCGGACCTCTTTCCCCTGTTGCATCAAATAACACTGAAGAAGGAAGAGCTAAAAATAGAAGAGTTGAATTAGTTGAAGAATAA
- a CDS encoding HepT-like ribonuclease domain-containing protein produces MRDILIHEYFGITYERVWETVKRDISKIKPLIEEILKGG; encoded by the coding sequence ATGAGAGATATATTAATTCATGAATACTTCGGTATAACTTATGAGAGAGTGTGGGAAACAGTTAAAAGAGACATTTCAAAAATAAAACCTTTAATTGAAGAAATTTTAAAAGGAGGTTAA
- a CDS encoding nucleotidyltransferase family protein has protein sequence MKRKINNLEDIKNLLKDLQPELARKYKIKEIGIFGSWVKGEQKRNSNLDILVEFEENAEISLFDFIEIKEYLIKKIGVKVDLVEEKGIEKYIGEEG, from the coding sequence ATGAAAAGAAAAATCAACAACTTGGAAGATATAAAAAACCTTTTAAAGGACCTACAACCTGAACTTGCAAGGAAATACAAAATCAAAGAAATAGGTATATTTGGTTCCTGGGTAAAGGGTGAGCAAAAGAGAAACAGCAACCTTGATATTCTTGTTGAGTTTGAAGAAAATGCTGAAATTAGCCTTTTTGACTTTATAGAAATTAAGGAGTATTTGATTAAAAAAATAGGTGTAAAAGTTGATTTGGTGGAAGAAAAGGGGATTGAAAAGTATATAGGTGAGGAAGGATGA
- a CDS encoding Eco57I restriction-modification methylase domain-containing protein — protein MNREQAKKLIIDTFEKSFDISRFIRFLKNLLKSYEEKTFSYQGNYIPDAFEKYIGSLERIGKYTYDDKEIDLLIVQLKRETSLERARTMQRNFIAWYLKGSRGGKLKDAALVAFVSPDSEDWRFSLVKMDYRFEETLTGKIKVKEEFTPAKRWSFLVGKNEKSHTAQSRFLPILENDNWKPTLEDLEKAFDVEVVTKEFFEKYRDLFIKTKIELDKIVKKDKKVKQEFENKNINTVDFTKKLLGQIVFLYFLQKKGWFGVEKGKPWGSGPKDFMRRLFNKEFGTYQNFYNDILEPLFYEALRTDRSAVDHYYSRFNCKIPFLNGGLFDPINNFDWVNVDLLIPDELFSNENRTKEGDKGDGILDIFDRYNFTVNEEEPLDKEVALDPELLGKIYEKLNAIRPDNFDEYVEVLKSGKKGEETKFNKEYGVYYTPREIVHYMCQESLINYLETELQGKVSREDLEKFVKIADSVQENEEVIEEKGKETKTYKYKLPESIRNNAKIIDDKLKDIKVCDPAVGSGAFPIGMMHEIVKLRQLLSVYIGRKINTYDLKRHCIENSLYGVDIDPGAVEICKLRFWLSLIVDEEDFYNIKPLPNLDYKVVCGDSLLGFPENWGSPIEKEIESLMEQYFNETNPSKKQELKNKIDEKIRYRFKQSEQIFGYKINFDFKLFFPKVFREKGGFDVVIANPPYIDSETMVKRGLSQEREYIRKNYKLAKGNWDIYIAFFERGLKLLSPNGSLIYITPDKWLTKPFGKELRIQTLPYLSTIVRCGRDVFETSLVDSVITHFLSYTTDFIEVYEFIDGKIKHKINYDKRELSPPYNLDIVFSSYLNLLRKIEAQPNKFINFGYCENACATSDAYKLKSLILDLNKQHFDDKKYFKVVNTGTIGKFHIKWGYQKMVYIKDKYLRPVVERKEFIKRFNKTYIKRALSKKVIVKGINLLEACIDLNGQIIPGKSTLVVLSESQDNLLIILAFLNSRMLQFYLNEKFQFYSYNLGVNFTPDMINNIPMPNLSDNHKKIFISLVSQILSLTQSDDYLSNPQKQAKVKELEKEIDKLVYKLYDLTENEITIIESNY, from the coding sequence ATGAATAGAGAACAAGCAAAAAAATTAATTATTGATACCTTTGAAAAGTCCTTTGATATAAGTCGATTCATTAGGTTCCTTAAAAATCTTCTCAAATCTTATGAAGAAAAGACCTTCTCCTATCAGGGCAATTATATTCCTGATGCATTTGAAAAATATATAGGTTCTTTAGAAAGGATCGGTAAATACACCTACGATGATAAAGAGATTGATTTATTGATTGTTCAGTTAAAAAGAGAAACTTCGCTTGAGCGAGCAAGGACAATGCAGAGGAACTTTATTGCCTGGTATTTAAAGGGCTCAAGGGGTGGAAAATTAAAAGATGCTGCACTTGTTGCCTTTGTATCTCCTGATTCAGAAGATTGGAGATTTTCCCTTGTTAAAATGGATTATCGCTTTGAAGAGACACTCACTGGTAAAATTAAAGTTAAAGAGGAATTCACGCCTGCAAAAAGGTGGTCATTTCTCGTAGGTAAAAATGAGAAAAGTCATACCGCACAATCAAGATTTTTGCCAATCCTTGAAAATGATAATTGGAAACCAACCCTTGAAGATTTAGAAAAAGCGTTTGATGTAGAGGTTGTAACAAAAGAGTTTTTCGAAAAATATAGAGACCTCTTTATAAAAACAAAAATAGAACTTGATAAAATTGTTAAAAAAGACAAAAAAGTAAAACAGGAATTTGAAAACAAAAATATCAATACTGTTGATTTTACCAAAAAACTCCTTGGTCAGATAGTCTTTCTTTATTTCCTGCAAAAGAAAGGTTGGTTTGGAGTTGAAAAAGGAAAGCCCTGGGGAAGTGGTCCAAAAGATTTTATGAGAAGATTGTTTAATAAAGAGTTTGGAACCTATCAAAACTTTTATAACGATATTCTTGAACCACTATTTTATGAGGCACTCCGAACAGATAGAAGTGCAGTTGACCATTACTATAGCAGATTCAATTGTAAAATCCCATTTTTGAATGGTGGACTTTTTGACCCTATTAATAATTTTGATTGGGTGAATGTTGACCTTTTAATTCCAGATGAACTTTTTTCAAATGAAAATAGAACCAAAGAAGGAGATAAAGGTGACGGAATACTTGATATTTTTGATAGATACAATTTCACTGTAAATGAAGAAGAACCTCTTGATAAGGAAGTTGCTCTTGACCCAGAACTTCTAGGAAAAATTTATGAAAAACTTAATGCCATAAGACCTGACAATTTTGACGAGTATGTGGAAGTTTTAAAATCTGGTAAAAAAGGAGAAGAGACCAAGTTTAATAAAGAATATGGAGTTTATTACACACCGAGAGAGATTGTCCATTATATGTGTCAGGAGAGTTTAATAAATTACCTTGAGACAGAACTTCAGGGTAAAGTATCAAGGGAGGATTTGGAAAAATTTGTAAAAATTGCAGATTCTGTCCAAGAAAATGAAGAAGTGATTGAGGAAAAAGGGAAAGAAACAAAAACTTATAAATATAAACTCCCGGAAAGTATTAGAAATAACGCTAAAATTATTGATGATAAATTAAAAGACATAAAAGTTTGTGATCCTGCAGTTGGTTCAGGTGCTTTCCCAATTGGTATGATGCATGAAATTGTAAAATTAAGGCAGCTCCTTTCTGTATATATTGGAAGAAAAATAAATACTTACGATTTAAAAAGACACTGTATAGAAAATTCGCTTTACGGAGTTGATATAGACCCAGGTGCAGTTGAAATATGTAAATTAAGATTTTGGCTCTCCTTAATTGTGGATGAAGAGGACTTTTATAATATAAAACCTCTTCCAAACCTTGATTATAAAGTTGTCTGTGGGGATTCACTTTTGGGATTTCCTGAAAATTGGGGCTCACCAATTGAAAAGGAAATTGAGAGTCTGATGGAACAATATTTTAATGAAACAAATCCTTCAAAGAAACAAGAGCTTAAAAATAAAATTGATGAAAAAATTAGATACCGGTTTAAACAATCAGAACAGATTTTTGGTTACAAAATAAATTTTGATTTTAAGCTATTCTTTCCAAAGGTATTTCGCGAAAAAGGCGGGTTTGATGTGGTGATTGCTAATCCACCGTATATTGATTCTGAAACTATGGTGAAACGAGGTCTTAGCCAAGAAAGAGAATATATAAGAAAAAATTATAAACTTGCTAAAGGAAATTGGGATATTTATATTGCTTTCTTTGAAAGAGGATTAAAATTATTATCCCCTAACGGGAGTTTAATTTATATCACTCCGGATAAATGGTTAACTAAACCGTTTGGTAAAGAGTTAAGGATACAAACATTACCTTATTTGTCTACTATTGTTAGATGTGGTAGAGATGTGTTTGAGACTTCACTTGTGGATTCAGTAATTACTCATTTCCTTTCATACACTACTGATTTTATAGAGGTTTATGAATTTATAGATGGAAAAATAAAACACAAAATTAATTATGACAAAAGAGAACTTAGCCCTCCTTATAATTTAGATATTGTATTTTCAAGTTACCTAAATTTATTGCGGAAAATTGAAGCTCAACCAAATAAATTTATAAATTTTGGTTATTGTGAGAATGCCTGTGCCACCTCTGACGCATATAAGTTGAAATCATTGATTTTAGATTTGAATAAGCAACATTTTGATGATAAAAAATATTTTAAAGTTGTGAATACAGGTACTATAGGGAAATTCCATATTAAATGGGGTTATCAGAAAATGGTTTACATTAAGGATAAGTATCTTCGTCCTGTAGTAGAAAGGAAAGAATTTATTAAAAGGTTCAATAAAACATACATCAAAAGAGCTTTAAGCAAAAAAGTAATTGTAAAAGGTATAAACCTATTGGAAGCTTGTATTGACTTAAATGGACAAATCATCCCGGGTAAATCAACTTTAGTTGTATTAAGCGAAAGCCAAGACAATTTGTTGATAATTTTAGCATTTTTAAATTCAAGAATGCTGCAATTCTACTTAAATGAGAAGTTTCAATTTTATAGTTATAATTTAGGAGTTAATTTTACCCCAGATATGATAAATAATATACCGATGCCCAATCTTTCTGATAATCACAAAAAAATTTTTATTTCCCTTGTCTCCCAAATCCTCTCTCTCACCCAATCAGATGATTACCTCTCTAATCCTCAAAAACAAGCAAAAGTAAAAGAACTTGAAAAAGAAATTGACAAGTTAGTTTATAAACTTTATGATTTAACAGAGAATGAGATAACAATAATAGAAAGTAATTATTAA
- a CDS encoding flavodoxin family protein, giving the protein MNIGILICSERKKGNSETLANYIKKKFSDLSFELIFLRDFEIKECDGCMRCVFKKEKCKIEDDLYKLIDNITKNDALILIAPTYVLTIPGKLKMVIDRFLCIYEIIKDLEIKPAMSIGVASPIDWDQFELPFMNIFLLSLGYKAVDSFLLYGAGPGEVLLDENLYKIDEGINKILNFQEKPYESTISDRCPVDYNKNFEHIEGEKFRCPFCLTPCYLRNNSFYFYEKDLNKNRWTKEKMKEHFEEWILKTKERFKELLPKIIESKNKIGL; this is encoded by the coding sequence ATGAATATAGGTATATTAATTTGTTCTGAGAGGAAAAAAGGTAATTCTGAAACACTTGCAAATTATATAAAGAAAAAATTTTCGGATTTATCCTTTGAATTAATTTTTTTAAGAGATTTTGAAATAAAGGAGTGTGATGGTTGTATGAGATGTGTCTTTAAAAAAGAAAAATGTAAAATTGAGGACGACCTTTATAAACTGATTGATAACATAACTAAAAATGATGCTCTCATACTAATTGCTCCTACCTATGTTTTAACAATCCCTGGAAAATTAAAAATGGTTATTGATAGATTTTTGTGTATATACGAAATTATAAAAGATTTAGAAATAAAACCTGCTATGAGTATAGGTGTTGCATCTCCCATTGACTGGGATCAGTTTGAACTTCCTTTTATGAATATATTTTTACTTTCTCTCGGTTATAAAGCTGTTGATAGTTTTTTGTTATACGGTGCAGGACCAGGAGAAGTTTTACTTGATGAGAATTTATATAAAATTGATGAAGGAATAAATAAAATTTTGAATTTTCAAGAAAAACCTTACGAATCAACCATTTCTGATAGATGTCCTGTTGATTATAATAAAAATTTTGAGCATATCGAGGGAGAAAAATTCAGATGTCCTTTTTGTTTAACTCCCTGCTATTTAAGAAATAACTCTTTCTATTTTTATGAAAAAGACTTAAATAAAAATAGATGGACAAAAGAAAAAATGAAGGAACATTTTGAAGAATGGATTTTAAAAACTAAAGAAAGATTTAAGGAATTACTCCCCAAGATAATAGAAAGTAAAAATAAAATTGGATTATAA
- a CDS encoding site-specific DNA-methyltransferase, protein LNIGDQFARSIVYGRYKVIPIHAEVIAQCEEIGFDYMGSIIWQKKTTMNTTGGANVMGSFPYPPNGIVEIDYEFIHIFKKPGKNKKVSKEIKEASKLSKEEWKEYFSGHWHFGGAKQIGHEAMFPDELPRRLIKMYSFVGDTVLDPFLGSGTTVKVALELKRNAIGYEINKDFLKIIKEKLEIENSLFKFRNPNIQIIERKNNTLNLPPINYTPRIKDANSLIDPKKLKFQGERLYKVIKIPDEETIQLDTGLKVKFLGVSIEDKKSALHYFQNYLLGKYVFLKFENDKFVDKNTIKAYVYLKNKIFVNAYLIKSALGRPDLSVNHRYKEKFLKLWKELMNE, encoded by the coding sequence TTAAATATTGGCGACCAGTTTGCAAGATCAATTGTATATGGAAGATATAAAGTTATACCCATTCATGCTGAAGTTATCGCTCAATGTGAAGAAATTGGGTTTGATTATATGGGCTCAATAATATGGCAAAAGAAAACCACCATGAACACCACAGGTGGAGCAAATGTTATGGGGTCTTTTCCTTATCCGCCTAATGGTATTGTAGAAATTGATTATGAATTCATTCATATCTTCAAAAAACCTGGCAAGAATAAAAAGGTTTCAAAAGAAATTAAAGAAGCATCCAAACTCAGTAAGGAAGAATGGAAAGAGTATTTTTCCGGCCATTGGCATTTTGGTGGGGCAAAACAGATTGGTCATGAAGCAATGTTTCCAGATGAACTACCAAGAAGGCTTATCAAAATGTACTCCTTCGTAGGAGATACTGTTTTAGACCCGTTTCTTGGAAGTGGAACTACTGTAAAAGTTGCTCTTGAGCTTAAAAGAAATGCTATTGGTTATGAAATAAATAAGGATTTTCTTAAAATAATAAAAGAAAAACTGGAAATAGAAAACTCTCTATTTAAATTCAGAAATCCTAACATTCAGATAATAGAAAGAAAGAATAATACATTGAACTTACCACCCATAAATTACACTCCAAGAATTAAAGATGCAAACTCCCTAATAGATCCTAAAAAGTTAAAATTCCAAGGAGAAAGATTATATAAAGTTATAAAAATCCCTGATGAGGAAACTATCCAATTAGATACAGGATTAAAGGTTAAATTTCTTGGAGTAAGTATAGAAGATAAAAAATCAGCTCTTCACTATTTTCAAAATTATTTGTTAGGAAAATATGTTTTTTTAAAATTTGAGAATGATAAATTTGTAGATAAGAATACTATAAAGGCTTATGTTTATTTAAAAAATAAAATCTTTGTAAATGCTTATCTTATAAAATCTGCGCTAGGTAGACCTGACTTATCGGTAAATCATAGATACAAAGAAAAGTTTCTCAAGCTCTGGAAGGAGTTAATGAATGAGTAA
- a CDS encoding nucleotidyltransferase domain-containing protein yields MKNLTKKVLVNLIEELKRYPEVVGVYLFGSYVKNTTTPLSDIDIAVILKDPDPKKEADIGSIYSEKIDLVLFHKLPLHIKFEVLKFGKEIFVKDEEYLFELKLKVLKEYLETRWLYERIKSEVLK; encoded by the coding sequence ATGAAAAATCTCACAAAGAAGGTTTTAGTAAATCTGATTGAGGAATTAAAAAGATATCCGGAAGTAGTTGGAGTTTATCTTTTTGGTTCTTACGTAAAAAATACTACCACACCACTTTCTGACATAGATATAGCAGTTATTCTCAAAGATCCTGACCCCAAAAAAGAGGCAGACATCGGGAGTATATATTCTGAAAAAATAGATCTTGTGCTTTTCCACAAATTACCGCTTCATATAAAATTTGAAGTCTTAAAATTTGGCAAAGAAATATTTGTAAAAGATGAGGAGTATCTTTTTGAGCTCAAACTTAAAGTTTTGAAGGAATATCTTGAAACAAGATGGCTTTATGAAAGGATAAAATCAGAGGTTCTTAAATGA
- a CDS encoding MjaI family restriction endonuclease, which produces MSKEWILNIATNRWGLNKKDKVGPVAQWIRECSPKTIIDWQSFYFKKLSEFLKEKGIPLNPQDYLKDLGQKLYTKITEVLRAEIEDITEEECIEYIKNLLINRTYDGYITEINTIYGQLQKILNITIKPAPDEWDRLYNVDFYIEVNKKFIGLQIKPITYEQTPEVHKWKEWLTKTHNKFEREKGGKVFIIFSVKKEGKKIIYNPEVIDEIKKEIERLMRQ; this is translated from the coding sequence ATGAGTAAGGAATGGATATTAAATATTGCTACAAATAGATGGGGACTGAATAAGAAAGATAAGGTTGGTCCTGTGGCACAATGGATTCGTGAATGCTCTCCTAAAACAATAATTGATTGGCAATCTTTTTACTTTAAAAAACTTTCTGAATTTCTTAAAGAAAAGGGGATACCTTTAAATCCACAGGATTATCTTAAAGACTTAGGTCAAAAATTATATACAAAAATAACAGAAGTATTAAGAGCTGAAATAGAAGATATTACAGAAGAAGAATGTATTGAATATATCAAAAACCTACTGATAAATAGAACTTATGATGGTTATATAACTGAAATTAACACAATTTATGGGCAATTGCAGAAAATTTTAAACATAACTATAAAACCTGCTCCTGATGAATGGGATAGACTTTATAATGTAGATTTTTATATAGAAGTAAATAAGAAATTTATAGGGTTGCAAATAAAACCGATAACTTATGAACAAACCCCGGAGGTTCATAAATGGAAGGAATGGCTTACTAAAACACATAATAAATTTGAAAGGGAAAAAGGAGGCAAAGTTTTTATTATTTTTTCCGTAAAAAAGGAAGGTAAAAAGATAATTTATAATCCTGAAGTGATAGATGAGATAAAAAAAGAAATTGAAAGACTTATGAGGCAATAA
- a CDS encoding HepT-like ribonuclease domain-containing protein codes for MKLVENILRFERHYSKAVQLKDKDITDYFIYNTLAMDCFQAVNALIEMGEIIVTKNKIGFPSTYREIFELLFKEEILTEEEFESAKRLLYFRNLISHEYYRISESELLEMVDLLEKIKEFVERIKKIGGKNE; via the coding sequence ATGAAACTTGTAGAAAACATACTTAGGTTTGAAAGACACTACAGCAAAGCAGTTCAATTGAAAGATAAAGACATTACCGATTATTTTATTTACAACACACTTGCTATGGATTGTTTTCAGGCTGTTAATGCTTTGATAGAGATGGGTGAGATTATTGTGACTAAAAATAAAATCGGCTTTCCATCAACATACAGAGAAATTTTTGAACTCCTTTTTAAGGAAGAGATTTTAACAGAAGAAGAATTTGAATCTGCTAAAAGACTATTATATTTTCGCAATCTTATATCCCATGAATATTATAGAATATCAGAAAGTGAGCTTTTGGAAATGGTTGATTTGCTTGAAAAGATTAAAGAGTTTGTAGAAAGGATTAAGAAAATAGGAGGAAAAAATGAATAA
- a CDS encoding S9 family peptidase, producing the protein MIDLNKLPPLIPRKVLFGEPEKLNPQISPNGKILSYLAPHNGVLNIWIKTIGKDDDRPITDEKKRGIRFYFWSYDNETILYIQDSDGDENWHLYGVKIKTGLIRDYTPFKGIKMAEHIAMEPEFPDKILIPLNIRNRSLFDVYSLNLKTGAIKLVEENPGDVSGLTIPGGWLIDHNLKVRACTSMKEDGSVELRIKRGKKWKTFIVWNIEDSFSSPIAFTPDNKKLYIVDSRDSDTSYIAEVDLNTGEKNILVHDPEYDIDYSPDYFLFHPKTKKLQAVCYLKEYQEWKILDKEIEKDLEFLNNFHRGIPFILSRDIEDKVWLIVYNCDNEPRKYYLYERDKKKINFLFSSRPELEKYKLSEMKPFKIKARDGLTLHGYITFPVGVEPKNLPMVVVPHGGPYYRDFWGYNGEVQWLSNRGYVVLQVNFRGSVGYGKNFVNAGDKEWGGKMHDDVIDAVNWAIKEGIADPKKIAIYGGSYGGYEALVGATFTPDLFCCAISVCGPSNLITFINSIPPYWKPMRSLFTKRIGDPEKEEEFLKSRSPLFKVDNLKIPLLIAHGANDPRVKKEESEQIVEAARKKGIDVEYILFPDEGHGLVNPENRLKFFEIAEKFLAKHLGGRFEE; encoded by the coding sequence ATGATTGATTTAAACAAATTACCACCCCTTATCCCAAGAAAAGTTTTATTCGGCGAACCTGAAAAACTTAATCCTCAAATTTCCCCTAACGGAAAAATTTTATCATACCTTGCACCTCATAACGGAGTCCTAAATATATGGATTAAAACTATCGGAAAAGATGATGATAGACCAATTACTGATGAAAAAAAGAGAGGAATTAGATTCTACTTCTGGTCATATGATAATGAAACTATCCTCTATATTCAGGATTCAGATGGTGATGAAAACTGGCATCTTTACGGTGTAAAAATCAAAACTGGTTTAATAAGAGATTATACACCCTTTAAAGGCATTAAGATGGCAGAACATATCGCAATGGAACCGGAGTTTCCTGATAAAATATTAATTCCATTAAATATAAGAAATAGAAGTTTATTTGATGTATACAGTTTAAATCTTAAAACAGGAGCTATCAAACTTGTTGAAGAAAACCCAGGTGATGTATCAGGACTTACGATTCCAGGTGGCTGGCTTATTGATCATAATTTAAAAGTTCGCGCATGCACAAGTATGAAAGAAGATGGAAGTGTTGAACTAAGGATAAAAAGAGGTAAAAAATGGAAAACATTTATTGTATGGAACATTGAGGATAGTTTTTCCTCACCAATTGCTTTTACTCCTGATAATAAAAAACTTTATATTGTAGATAGCCGGGACTCAGATACTTCCTATATTGCAGAAGTTGATTTAAATACAGGTGAAAAAAATATACTTGTTCATGACCCCGAATATGATATAGATTATTCTCCTGATTATTTTCTTTTTCATCCAAAAACAAAAAAATTACAGGCAGTATGCTATTTAAAGGAGTATCAAGAATGGAAAATTCTGGACAAAGAAATAGAAAAAGATTTGGAATTTTTAAACAATTTCCATCGTGGAATTCCTTTTATTTTAAGCCGTGATATTGAAGATAAAGTATGGCTCATTGTCTACAATTGTGATAATGAACCAAGAAAATATTATTTATACGAAAGAGACAAAAAGAAAATTAATTTCTTATTCAGTTCAAGACCTGAACTTGAAAAATATAAACTTTCAGAAATGAAACCTTTCAAGATAAAGGCAAGGGATGGACTTACACTTCACGGATATATAACATTCCCAGTAGGTGTTGAACCCAAAAATTTACCAATGGTCGTTGTCCCTCATGGTGGTCCATACTATCGCGATTTCTGGGGATATAACGGTGAAGTCCAATGGCTCAGTAACAGGGGTTATGTTGTTTTACAGGTAAATTTCCGTGGTTCAGTTGGCTATGGTAAAAATTTTGTAAATGCAGGTGATAAAGAATGGGGAGGTAAAATGCATGACGATGTTATAGATGCTGTTAACTGGGCAATAAAAGAAGGTATAGCAGACCCTAAAAAAATTGCAATTTATGGCGGTTCTTATGGTGGCTATGAAGCACTTGTTGGCGCCACTTTTACACCTGATTTATTCTGTTGTGCAATATCAGTATGCGGACCATCTAATCTTATAACATTTATTAACTCAATTCCTCCATACTGGAAACCAATGAGGAGTTTGTTCACAAAAAGAATAGGTGACCCTGAAAAAGAAGAGGAATTTTTAAAATCTCGTTCCCCATTATTTAAAGTGGATAATTTAAAGATTCCTTTACTTATTGCACATGGAGCAAATGATCCGAGAGTTAAAAAAGAAGAAAGTGAGCAGATAGTTGAAGCTGCAAGAAAAAAAGGAATTGATGTTGAATATATACTATTTCCTGATGAGGGGCACGGACTTGTTAATCCTGAAAATAGACTTAAATTTTTTGAAATTGCAGAAAAATTTCTGGCAAAACATTTAGGAGGAAGATTTGAGGAATGA